From Aegilops tauschii subsp. strangulata cultivar AL8/78 chromosome 5, Aet v6.0, whole genome shotgun sequence:
TAATTAAGGAACAAAGTCAAAACTTGTTCATGAGACAAAAAGCAAACGGAGCTAGTACTAGGATCAACTGCAGACGTGCACCATCAAGAAGGTCTACGGTAGCCCGCGCGCCATGTGGGGGTGGTAATTAAACGATATTCGGTCCAACAAGAGAGATTCGTTTGGCATGCCGATCGAGAAGGTACTAGTACAACCATGGCAAAGCGCGGGCAGCACTTaaattttgttgggttgggtgTACGTGGGGTACCCCATGCAAAAATGGGTTTTCAAGATATATAGGTCAACTCTGTAAACATTAGTTAATTGACCCCTGATTGACAGTAATAGTGCCAAAAGTGCTCTTAAATTACAGGACGGAGGAAGCAGTAGATAACTATGGATGGTCTGCACTGCAGGGTTCACAGCGGAGCCCCTGCGAGCGTGCTGCGGCGGGGGCGGCCGGTACAACTACAACATGGACGGATCGGCGTGCGGCTTGCCCGGCGCGACCGCCTGCAGCGACCCATCTACCCACCTCTTCTGGGACGGCATCCactacaccgaggccgccaacaAATACATCGCCCACGGCTGGCTCACCGGACTCTACGCCCATCCCGCCATACTCAGCTTGCCGCAATAGATACACGATACCGTAGCTTGTAGTACTAGTGGTATGCAGCTTCAAAATGGTCAATATAGTTTAGCCTTTTAATGTTTTAAGATGAGGAAACTAGTTTCTTTTTGGAGACAAATCAAGCGAAGCTTTTATTATGACGTTACAATGTTTACAGTGACGAAAAGAAAATCATCAGGTTGGCCAACCCCAAACATAAAGTATGCTTCGCTAGATTGTGAGCTTCGAAATTCAAGCTTCTAAACTCCTAAACTCAGATGAGTAAATTAGTTAGTTTGTGCCAATGAGCTGGCACAGCAGTTTGCCTCTCTTTTTGTGGGGGGCTGCAAGAATTTCATACTACTTTTATAGCATTGTTGTAGTTCTCGAGGTCTTTTTCCTTTCTGTGATGCCTTTTGAAAAGAATTGTTCGAGGTGTCCATGTATTGTTTTACCCGCATTTGCGTATGATTAAGTCAGTTTTATTCATTATTCCCAGTTTCATCTAAATTATGAGCATTTCAGCTCATATAGGCAGGTCAATGTGTACTGCTGATAATTTCAAAGCGTGCATAAGGTTCGGTTCCACATTGATAAGGCATCATTTggacctccccccccccccccccccccccccccccacccccacccttACTGTATGGTTTTCCTTGTTGACTCAATGGAGAAAAAACTAACAAAGAACTACAAGTCTTCACGCTCCAATTTTCAACGGGCAAACCAAATACTTCATTGTTGTCAcaacatttttaggggtcatacACCGTCGGTTAAACTAAATCCTTAGGTGCTTCCACATGTGTATACTTATAAACAAAGTAGTCCCTTAACCACTTCTGTCATTAATCAGCCAAAACCTACAagggggcactagatgcacttacagtctcCCCTTTTTAGTGATTGCCGACAAAATGGTAAAAATTTGGTTGTTGAAAGTAAAACTTGAGGATATTTATTTCATGTATAGAGAAAACTCTCCTTGAAGACGTGCATATTGAAGAATTTGtgggagatatgccctagaggcaatcttgtgatgatgatatttcccTATGTATTTGTGAGTGTTTTGTACTGTCTTTGAACATCATCAgtgatatgtatcaataagtatgtgacttgtttgtagaactatgtattgtatgatgatcGTGCTAATagtccctagttgataaggttatgcggacacatatcctttGACTAGTATATGATTCGGTTGATGACCCTGCTACACAAGTCATGTGCATAGAGATGCTGAACTGATAGTATGGACTTAGGGATGGAGATTACCGTGTCGGACAGACCCACTCTGAGACACGGCGAGCTATCGTCATCTGTTAGTCTGAATTACAAATGtatatgccatgtcctagacccgaggtcctcgcatgttctcgggatgatgatcgactcacttagggtctatcaaacgctactccaTAATTAGGAAGTTATAAAGATAGCTTTCGGGTGAGTCatgagacatgccgcgagacatggtttatcaagatgggatttgcccctcctatACGGAGAGATATTCTCTGGATCCTCTCGAGTGATCGGAGTCGGAAAacatggccatgcgacttggggTAAGTGTTAACCCGGTTTGGGAATCTGTATTACAGTTTCGTGAAGAGAGGTCAAGTTATCATAAGGCTGAAAAGTAATTGCTTTGAGCTCAACCACATATATCGTGAGGTAAAAGGAATGTCGCATATGACATGTTCTCGAGGTTCGTCTAACATCTTTACGCACACATGAGAGTTGACATGTTCTAAATGGGAAGAATGTTGAAGCTCCACCGCGCCTTAACACCTTCCATGGCGCTGGCGGCCTCCCGGTTCTCGCGGTCAAGCCAGTGCATCTCCTCCCTAGCTGCTgctccaggcgccgccttcacaGCTCGCACCTCGCCCATCACGCCCATTAGGgggaaagaaaaaggaaagggaGCCAGGCATGGGGAAAGGCGGCATAAGGAGACGGGGCCGACGAGAGCAAGAGATGGGCCGACGACGGCAAAGGAGGAACGAATGTGTGGGGGTGATTGTTATAGGAGCGGCAGTGGAGGAGAAAACGGGGGAGAATAAACGTGTGGGGCTTGAggggaagaaagaagaaagagaagaaaaccTCTGTCCAAGCGGTGGATCTTTTTTTACACTGAGTCAAAGCGGTGGGGCGGTGAACTAATGAAATCTAGGCCCAACAAAAACCGGTGGCGAACGGAGAGAAAAAACAGGCAGTAAACCAGATGAAAAACTGAATGCACGTGTCGCTAGAATAGGAGGCATCGCTCAGCAACGAAAACGCAGCGGATTGCTCCCTGCTTAGTCCATGTGCATGTGTTTGCAGATAATTAACACCTTTCTCTTTTATTGATGCATGATGTACTAAAAGATTACTATCTCATCCAGACACCCCTTCCTATGGAATATATCTAGCAGCGTTTTTATATAAAAGGCATGCTGCTAACATTTTATTTAATAGTAAATTAATTCACTTTAAATTTGTAAACAAACCCAACTAAATGCTAAAATTGCAGACGTAACTCTGAATTGTCTATATTTCATGTGTACAAACTGTCAAAATCAAATAACTAACAACACGACCTTCTCTTTCTCAAAATTGCCACTCGCTTAGTGTCACTAGGTGTCTCTCTTTTGTAATACTTTCATATTGTATTCaatatatttagcaacaatacTAATTTGAATTGAATATTTCATGAACAACCATAAATTTTGAAGGAATATGTGGTTTGAGGGTAGAAGGAAGTTATGCATCAAGGCAACTAAAATAATGTAGGTTTTCCATGAGAATAGAATGGAGACAACGATTAGGGTAAGGTAAGAACACAGGAATAAAATATTGAGTGCATATATCTGCCCTCTTTATTTATTAATaatcaattttatttttagttggGATGTACCAAAGCCAAGCTAGAAATTGCACACACATAATTTTTATTCATGTGCACAACTTTCACAAAGAACTAACAACATGTATGCACTAAATTTCTTTCCGCATGCATGTTTCCACATCACCTCAATAGGTGATATTCGTCCGACCAAAATTGTGTGACGTTAGATTTCATGCATGTACTCACAAGTTACTTCTTTGCATTAATCCATCCGTGCATACCATGCCACCTAATCAAGCCAGGCATGCATTTTAGTCATGTGTTAAAAAAATTGCACTGAATTTTGTGTGGTCATGGAAGGTATATGTGGTGGACGCTGGGAGAAAAATATATAGTTAATGCTTGGCGTTGAGTTTAGTTCAATTCAAAAGTTTTTTCTCTTTTTATACATAATTTTGTCACATATTTTGCAGGTTTGATTGTTTTCAAAATGTAAATTGAGAACACTCTTACATTTGTTTTCCATTAGTTTTAGTTGTTTTAAGCACTGCTTTATGTAACATGGTTCCGGCACAATGTGTGGGGCGTCATCTAGTATACGCAAATAGGAACGCCGGCGATTTTGGTTCTTCAAATACACACAATGTAAGTGTCCAATGTCTTACATAGTGCAATATATACGATCCGGTGCATATTTACAAAGAACGATGCAGTACTGTAGCCATTAGAGTGGTGTAATGTTGTAGCTTGTAGGTGTGCAATTAATGTACACATTCATTTTTGGATCTGGTGTCATATCTTCAAGATATATACAATTAATGTAATGTTGTAGTTTATAGATTTGTCGATAAATGTACACATTCATTTTTTTAAAGCAAAACAATATCTTCAAGATATATACAATTGATGTATGCATAACATGTAGATGTGGAACTAATGAACACATTTAGTGTTCGATGTTATTGCATATCTTCGAGATATACACAATTGATGTATGTATAGTGTGTACATATAGAATTCATGTACACATTCATTATTTAATGCAATGTCCTATGTTCAAGATATACAAGTAATGTATGGTGTAGCCTCTGGATGTGCAATTAATGTACACATTAATTTTTTGATACGGTACTATAGCTTCAAGATATACAGCTAATGTATCTATCATATCTCAAACAAGGCTATATAAACCAAACCATAGCTAACAAAATCATGTATCCCACACATTCACAAAGAAGCCACACAAATCCTATATTGCACCATTCTAACAACAAAGGGAAAAGAAGGCGGTGTAACATAGTAATAGCCATGGCAAAACTCATGTGCTTATGTTTCATCATCCTCGCCATTGCAGTGGCCGTGTCGGCCGATGAATGCGAGGGTGACCGACAGGACATGATTAAGGAGTGCGGCCAGTATACGAAATGGCCAGCAGAGCCAAAGCTAGACCCATCGAAGGCGTGTTGTGTTGTGTGGCAGAAGGCGAACATCCCATGCCTTTGTGCCGGTCTCACCAAGGAGAAAGAAAAGATATGGTGTATGGAGAAGGTCGGCTATGTTGCCAATTTCTGCAAGAAGCCATTCCCACATGGCTACAAGTGTGGAAGTAAGTGAAATATATTAAGGGACTTACGATGATGGGCATTGCTTGCATGCAGTTTTGATATCAAATTTTCTTCTAATTCACATGGTTTTGTTATTAGTTAAGCAATTTATATGCATGTTGTGCTCTTCTAATCACATGTTTGGTCAAACTGATTGATGCAGGTTACACTTTCCCTCCTCTGGCATAGTGATGCTATTTTAGTCGTGGGAGGAGAACCGTTGGTTTTTACTTTCATGTGTCTGGCCTCACAACAACTTCTCTTTCAGATCTGTAATTGATGAGGTTGTGCTTAGGATAGTTTATGTTGAGCGCCATGTATGAGACAAATAATGAATAAAGTCTTCTCCTCAAATTGTCTAAATTGTGTTTGTTCATATATCATTAGTTTGGTTCTATTTATGGCTCATGGCTAGTGAAGGGATCAAGGATATTAGAAGAAATTGGTGTTGTTAAAGCAACAACGTTCATAtgtgttgtagggtggaaccctagatggagatatttcacgaattggaggggaaatccccaagaacacgaagaacacaagagaggggaaacactcaaattgactagatccaatcacacatatgctagacccaagaacacacaagaggtcacaatgattcaaagacaacaaaggaaagatacaaggtaatagttcatcccaatcctatgaggagagaggtcttgatgatcctatgatggggatccttctccaagaggaggccttgaTATCCACAAGTGGATCTTCTCCCTTAGGAGGTCATGATCTCCATGAGGAGGAAGATGAACAAAGCTCTCTCTTTGTCTATCAAATACTTTGCTATCCTCTAAATGAACTAGGGAAggggtatatatagtctagggacgaAATGAGAGGAAGAGGGGGATACAAGGGACCAAATCCCAAAAGTGCACGCAGGCACGCggaggggtccgggcacccggtcCGGTCAGAGGTAGGCACCGGGGGAGGGGCCGGGCACCTGGGGTGcgaggggccgggcacccggaccaACCAGGGGGGCACGCCCTTGGCGCTGAAGAGGCCAGGCACCCGGGGGGTGGTGGCCCGGGCACCTGGGGGAGATGGCAGGCGGCACCGGGCGagagggccgggcacccggggctccatggccgggcacccggggccggcTGGGGCAGCGCCCAgggggggccgggcacccggggctggCAGGGGCCGCGCCTAGGTTGAGGTcgggcacccgggcccaaagtggcCGGGCACCCGGAGTGTCCAGGTTCTCCACTTCTTCATTCTTCATgatccttcccttcctttcctcctccgTTGTCGCTTGTACCTCCGTCCTTGCCTCTTCACGGTCTTCTTCTTGATACCTAAGAGTGCATAATGCTTCCGATTGAGGTAGAACCCAATTCACGAGTGAATCCGAATGAAACTCGAAGTGGAAAGAGTTAACCTCGGTTTCGATGGCACGTGCGTGTGCTCTTGTCCTAGGTCCTCTCCGTGCTTGCGGTGGTGGTGTGACGTCCATGGTGATGGTCGAGGGATGCTCCACATCAATATGCTTCTTACCTCCAAAGTTAATGGGTGTAGTTATGGCTGAGCTCAACCAATTTCTCGCCTTTGTTACCTGAATTCCTAGCTGATGCAAAACTCCATATACAAATTAATTTGCTAAAAGTGAAGAGACAGAGAGGAAAGGGAAGAGAAAGATAAGTGGTATATTCAGTTAGGTGTATTAATCCACCTCTTCCTCTCATTTCGTCCACAAATCCGATATAGTTTGATTGTGCCATATTACTTTGATTTTGTGATGCATGCAATTTCTGTGTTGTCCATTATATACACTACCAGATTATAAACTATCATATAGCTTATATTTTTTATGAGTTAGTGAAATTTTAATATATTTTGAAAAATGATACAACCATCACAAAAGTTTGTAATAGTAATAGTTTGGTCACCTCATTGGAGCGCGACTTAATCCTATTTTGAGATCACAATGGTAGAACTGACTCGACTACCGACTAGGCCTAGCCTTGAGACTCTCATTCTCCCGACGAGTGAACTATTTTGACTAGCAGATAGGACCACTTAAGGTTCCTTTTAGCTCTCTTTTTTAACTTGGACTTTCATTGGCTTGGACTTGTTGATGTCCATGTAGACCCATGTGAGACTAGGTGGGATCCTCGGGTAGGACTTCTCTATGATGTGTATAGCATAGATTTGGAAAACAAGGATCTATTGTCCAAAAGGTATGCGTCGTTCTTGGGCATTGATGGTGTTACGTCACAGGGGTACCTCACCATGTCAGTTGTCGGCCTGAGGACCCCTAGGTTGGTTCCGCTTGGACTACTATGCCGGCCCATGGCACTCTACAAAGAAGATTCAAGGAGCCTTGTCGTTCAAGACAAGGAATTCGTATCCGTGGAGGACTTCCCTCCATCGACGTAGCCGACTAGGAATTTTGTAACCCTAAGGGCAATTCAAGATCGGAGTGGTTCATCCGACTTTGGAAACAGTCTCCTCATAGGAGGTCGGCGACGAACAATTGTTGTTAAGGGTGTCGTAGAACCATTTTCAACCTCAGGGAACCAAAGATGATGTGCAGGTTGGCACTATTGTAGGTGCAACCAATCTTGAAGACCGGTTCATGGGTTACTAACAATTTTGCCGCCCAAGGGTATCTCACCATGTTGATCGGTTGCCGTCCTGGGAACCCCTAGGTCGGTTCTGCCCTTGGCCACTATGTTGGCCCATGGCGCTCTACAAAGAAGATTCGATGAGCCTTGCCGTTCAAGACAAGGAATCCGTATCCGTCGAAGACTCCCTCCACTGACGTAGCCGACTATGAATCTTGCAACGCCAGGGGGTGGTATCTTATATAAGCCAGAGttgttgaaaatatgccctagaggcaataataaattagttattacaatatttccttgttcatggtaaatgtgtattattcatgctagaattgtattgaccagaaacttaaatacatgtgtgaatacataaacagcaccatgtccctagtgagcctctactagactagctcgttgatcaaagatggttaagatttcctaaccatagacatgagttgtcatttgataacagggtcacgtaattaggagaatgatgtgatgaacagaCCCAACCGTAAGCTTAGCATCAGATCGTATCACTTAATTATTTGCTACAGTTTTCTCCATGTCAAGTATATGTTTCTTATACCATGAGATCATGTCGATCCCTGATACccgaggaataccttgtgtgctatcaaacatatTGTAACTAGGTGATACTGGTAGTCTAACTGACCTGGTCCTCCATGCGCTGAATCTAACTGATCTAGGCCCGTTGTGGCGGAACCGCCCCGGCGCTGCCATAACCTTGTCACAGTGATGCTGGTAGTTAAACAGAGCAAAGAAATCCTCCTGGAAGTGAGAAACAACCTTGACACCACTGACCCCAAATTGCACGCGGATGGCTTCTTGGATCTCGGCGGGGCTCACCGAGGGCGTGTTTCCCCCAAGCTAGAGGAAGGCACCCAGGGACGCCATGCGTGCTGCATTTGCCTCCATCTCCGGCGAGGAAACGATCACCATGTTCCCCTCTTCAGGGCGTAGCAACGGGTCTCCCACCCGGATGTCACGGCGTGGCATGGCGCATAGCACAGGTCCAGCAGGGGGCGTAGCAGGTCGATGGAGTGCATTCCCAGCAGCAGTCGCCGAAGCCGATGGAGAGGACagaggggaaggggagggagtGTTGGTGTAGCCCCTCGCCCTGTGTCCAAACTGCCTGCAGCGCCCGCATGTGAAGGGTTTGTGGCAGTCCGCTTTGCAATGGCCAGTGAAGAGGCAGCGATGGCACTCACGGTCCCCCAGCTTGATGAAATTCTTCTAACCCTAGAAAGGGGAGTATGGTGGCCGCACCAAATGCCACTCCTCTGTTGCAGTAATTCCTCTTGACTCGTCCCTGGTCAGCGTAGGGCTCGAGGGACGCCGCTCCGCACGCATCGCCAAGGACTTGAATGAAGCAGCAGAAGCAGGTTTGATGCAGGGTCGGTGGGCGCCATGAATGGGGGGCGAGGGGCGTATCCCCAACAGATCTGCATTGAAGGCAAACCTCGCCTTGTTGGGAACCTTGACAACCCCGGAGGCGACCGCATCAGTCGCGGGCAGAGGATGGGCAACCTTCAGCCGCAGATCTGGAGCGGCATCCAGCAGCTACGGGAAGAGCAAGGCCACCTGCTCCTGTCCCCGGAACTGCGGTCACGGGAAACCAGGCGGGAACCGCGACGAGGACGAGGAGGCGCTGAGCGGAGAAGCAGAGCCGGCGGAGGCAGTGGGGATGGCTGCAGGCGCCAGAGTGACATGCCGTAGGAGTGTGGGAGCGAACATGACGGGGCTCTTTGATTTTGCTCTTTACCAGCGTGTTTATTTGGATGCATGCATACTAGCTATGTAGAGGCTGGTGTGTACTCATTGTGCTTATGCTTCATTTGAGTTAATAGAATTCATCTCTTATCAAAAAAAAAAGGGAAACGTTTAGTGCCGGTGGACCGGCTGAATCTTGGGCCGGACTCGTGCACACCACGCGGTCAAAGCTGACTGAACAGCTCACGCGGACGCGGGCGGGGTGGGACCGCACACCGAGCGAGCCTTATCTTTTCACGCGTACTCTCCTCCACTCGTCCACAACGGACGCCATCTTCTTTCTCCTCACCGCCCGTTCATGGCCAGGCCGTCGCCGCGACAACGGCCGCGAGCTGTCCTAGCAAGCAAGCGCCACCTTGGGGGCGGGTTGACGCTACGCTGCTGCCACCACCGACACTGAATTCGACCATCACCGACGCTGGTGCTGAGCCATGGAGGGACGCTACCAGCTGCTCACCGCCGGTGCTAGAGCCGGCCAGGGTTGGAGCTACAACCAGCAACTTCTGTTGCTACAACCGACCACACCAAATGCTGGAATTGGACGTCTTTTTTGCTACAACCGGTGGGAGCAACGATGGTGGTAGTTATTTTTGCTGGAATGGGCATCTGGATTTGCTGGAACCAGTGATCAAATTTGCTACATGCCTACATCCGTCGGGACGACCAATTTTGCTACTACGGGCGCTGCAACGGGAGCTGCAACCGTGGTTTGTTTTGCTACTACGGGCGACCAATTTTGCTGCATCGGTGACGGCGGGACGACATGGCCACCAGCATGGCGTGCCGCAACCAGGCAAGGGGAGCTACAACCATGGCCACAAGAGCTGGAACCGCTGTCCAGCGGAGCTGCAAGGCGACCCCCTGCGGCTGGGATGTTGCAACCGTTGTCCGGCGTGCTGGAACCGCGGTGCAGTGGAGCTGCAAGGGGAGGGGGCGAGATCTTGATTTTTGGGATGATGCAACCGTGGACCGGTGGAGCGAGATTGGTGTTGGAACCAGTCTGACGGAGCGCCGGCGGCGCTGCTCCCCGGAGTTGCGGTGGTCACCACCGGCAGTGCTAGAACTATCCATCAAGGATGCTGGAAACGCCCGGCGAAAAAGCTGGAAACCATTCGACGGCGACGGGAGCGCGGTGGCGCAGGCGGCCGACGAGGACGAGCGCGGCGCCGCGGGCGGCCAGCGAGCACGGGCGGCGCAGGGACAAACGCGGAGTCATGGCTGGTCAGCGAGGGGAGGAAGCAGGAGGCCTGGGGAGCTGTCGAGAGGAAGAAGACAAGCGCACGGGGGGCGAGGGGAGGAATCGTGCGGTGTAGACGCGCGCGTCGTGCGGCTAGGGGCTGACCGGCCGAACGATtcggccggtgcgccggcgcctATTGGTGCCCAAAAAATACAGCTTGAGAAGTAGCGTGGTTTTTGGTTCTTGGCACCACATGTCATGGGCCTGTACATCGTCCATGCGCCATCTGTCGGGGATTACATTGCTTTGTCATGGGCCAGCTGAAGGATTTGTAGAGGAGCGACATCGCCAAATACTACAAGACACAGCACAAGAGTATTACTGCGACTCCATCGGAATCTCAGAAGACGCAGCGGCTACGCACTCGCAGCCTCGGCCGCTCCGCATGGCCCTAAGCGAGTGGTACGGGCGTCCGGCCGGCCGATTTTCGTTAGCATTTCACGCAGTACAGTTTCTTCACTCGTTTCTGATATTCTGATCTGTTTTGCTGCAGGAGGACTGGGCGAACCTCGCCGATGGGCCGGCGGGTCTTGTTGCCGAGTGCGTCCTCGCCAACGACGTGGCTGACTACGTCCGCTTCCGCGCCGTGTGCCACCCTTGGAGGCGGCACTCGGCGGACCCGCCGGTGTACGGCCATGACCGGCGCTGCCATCCTCGGCAGTGGATCATGCTCCAAGAGAAACTCGCTCCCTCCCACCGCCGTCGCTTCCTCAACGTCTCCACGGGCGAGTGCATAAAACTTGATCTACCAGAGCTCCGCGACCACGAAACACTTGGGCGCACTTCCGAGGGCCTCCTCTTCCTGCTCTACAAGCGCGCCAACATTCGACTACTGAATCCGCTCACGCGCCACCTCGAAGAGCTCCCGCCACTGATCACGCTGCTGCCTCCTGACCGGTACACCTATCTTATCAGTACTCCTCATTTCGAACAATGCATGACAGCGTGGGGCTGCGGCATCACCAATGATTCCGTAATCGTGTTGTATTTACACAAGCTTCGCATCCTCGCCATCGCCAAGCCTGGCGATGAGCGCTGGACATCGGTTTCATACAAAAGCCATCCGTCCAAACCTTTGGTGTTCTTAGGCCGTTTTTACTGTGTCACCGAGGATAATCTCATGGTGCTAAAGACGAGTGCGGATCAACCACCACGGATGGAGGTGGCCGCCGAGCTGTGTAGGCCACTTTGCTCAACTTTTCATAGCATGCACATGGTGGACAATGGCGGGGAGCTAATGTTGGTGCACCGCATGCTTCGGAGTAGCCCCAGGAGGTTCGACTACAACCTGTATCGACTGGATTTGGACATGGGGAAATTGTTCCCGGCAAACAGTTTCAATGGGCGTGCACTGTTTATGGCTAGACATTGCTCTCTCTCCGTGTCCACAGAAGTTTTTCCCTCCATTAGTTCTGACACTATCTACATGAGCTTCGATTTGGATGAGAGAGTGGATATGCAAATTCAAGCCTACAATGTTGTCGATAGAGGTAC
This genomic window contains:
- the LOC109732538 gene encoding uncharacterized protein, whose product is MAKLMCLCFIILAIAVAVSADECEGDRQDMIKECGQYTKWPAEPKLDPSKACCVVWQKANIPCLCAGLTKEKEKIWCMEKVGYVANFCKKPFPHGYKCGSYTFPPLA